A DNA window from Brassica napus cultivar Da-Ae chromosome C1, Da-Ae, whole genome shotgun sequence contains the following coding sequences:
- the LOC106375680 gene encoding LRR receptor-like serine/threonine-protein kinase GHR1: MRILLLLLSMFFLSAMGQLPSQDIMALLEFKKGIKHDPTGFVLNSWNDESIDFNGCPSSWNGIVCNGGNVAAVVLDSVGLSADADFSLFSNLTMLVKLSMANNSISGVLPSNLGGFKSLQFLDLSDNLFSSSLPKEFGGSVSLKNLSLAGNNFSGEVPESMGELVSLQSLDMSRNSLSGPLPKSLTRLNELLYLNLSSNGFTGKIPKGFELISSLQVLDLHANSFDGNLDGEFFILTNASYVDFSGNRLVTTSGKLVPGVSESINHLNLSHNQLEGSLTSGFQLFQNLKVLDLSYNELSGELPGFNYVYDLQVLKLSNTRFSGSLPNNLLKGDSLLLATLDLSGNNLSGGVSDIMSTTLHSLDLSSNSLTGELPLLTGSCVLLDLSNNQFEGNLTRWSKWENVEYLDLSQNRFTGSFPDVSPQLLRANHLNLSFNKLTGSLPERIPTHYPKLRVLDISSNSLEGPLPSALLSMPTLEEIHLQNNGMLGNIGPLLPSSGSRIRLLDLSHNRFDGNLPGVLGALTSLQVLNLAANSLSGSLPDSMVSLSSLDVSQNHFTGPLPSNLSTSLMAFNVSYNDLSGTVPENLRNFPPSSFYPGNSKLIFPAGSLGSNASEASKRKKPRNLLIKVVIIVSCAVALVILILVAILLFCICKSRRQQERCGVTGKDINRTIPSGSGGSMVISAEDLAASRKGSSSPDEKLVAVATGFSPSKTSNLSWSSPGSGDSFPADQQLARLDVRSPDRLVGELQFLDDSIKLTPEELSRAPAEVLGRSSHGTSYKATLDRGVFLTVKWLREGVAKQRKEFAKEVKKFANIRHPNVVTLRGYYWGPTQHEKLILSDYISPGSLASFLYDRPGKRGPPLAWIQRLKVAVDVARGLNYLHFDRAVPHGNLKATNILLDGAELNARVADYCLHRLMTQAGTVEQIVDAGILGYRAPELAASRKPLPSFKSDVYAFGVILLEILTGRCAGDVITGEHEGVDLTDWVRLRVAEGRGAECFDSVLAQEMGSDPVTEKGTKEVLGIALRCIRSVSERPGIKTIYEDLSSI, translated from the exons ATGAGGATTTTGTTACTACTTCTGTCCATGTTTTTCCTGTCTGCAATGGGGCAACTTCCTTCACAGGACATCATGGCACTGCTTGAATTCAAGAAAGGAATCAAACATGACCCTACAGGGTTTGTCCTCAACTCCTGGAACGATGAGTCCATCGACTTCAACGGCTGTCCTTCTTCCTGGAACGGTATCGTCTGCAACGGTGGTAATGTAGCTGCTGTTGTTTTGGACAGTGTGGGTTTGTCTGCAGATGCTGATTTCAGTTTGTTCTCTAACTTGACAATGCTCGTCAAACTCTCCATGGCTAACAACTCCATTTCCGGTGTCTTACCAAGTAACTTAGGCGGTTTCAAAAGTCTCCAGTTCCTGGATTTGTCTGATAACCTCTTCTCTTCTTCGCTGCCTAAAGAGTTTGGTGGGTCAGTGAGCTTGAAGAATCTTTCTTTAGCTGGTAACAACTTCTCTGGTGAGGTTCCGGAGTCTATGGGTGAGTTGGTTTCGCTTCAGTCGTTGGATATGAGCCGTAACTCCTTATCTGGACCTTTGCCAAAGTCCCTGACAAGGCTGAACGAGCTGCTTTACTTGAATCTGTCTTCTAACGGATTTACCGGGAAAATCCCAAAGGGCTTTGAGTTGATTTCGAGTCTTCAAGTGCTTGACTTGCATGCTAACTCGTTTGATGGTAATCTTGACGGAGAGTTTTTCATTTTAACGAATGCGAGCTATGTGGATTTCAGTGGGAACAGATTGGTGACAACGTCTGGGAAGCTGGTGCCTGGTGTTTCTGAGAGCATCAATCACTTAAACCTCAGCCACAATCAGCTCGAAGGTTCGTTGACTAGTGGGTTTCAGTTGTTTCAGAACTTGAAAGTCTTGGATCTTAGCTACAACGAGTTATCCGGAGAGTTGCCTGGTTTTAATTATGTCTATGATCTTCAAGTGCTCAAGCTTAGCAACACCAGATTCTCAGGTTCACTTCCCAATAACTTGTTGAAAGGTGACTCTTTGCTTTTAGCAACGCTGGATTTGAGTGGCAACAATCTCTCAG GGGGAGTAAGTGATATCATGTCAACAACTCTTCACAGCCTTGATCTTTCTTCAAATTCACTCACAGGAGAGCTTCCTCTCTTGACTGGAAGCTGCGTCTTGCTTGATCTCTCAAACAACCAGTTTGAAGGAAACTTGACAAGATGGTCAAAATGGGAGAATGTTGAGTATCTTGATCTCAGCCAGAACCGTTTCACTGGGTCGTTTCCAGATGTCTCACCTCAGCTTCTCCGAGCAAATCATCTTAACCTTTCCTTCAATAAGCTCACAGGCTCACTTCCAGAACGGATCCCAACCCATTATCCGAAACTCCGTGTTCTCGATATAAGTTCCAACAGCTTGGAAGGGCCACTCCCAAGTGCATTACTATCCATGCCCACCTTGGAAGAAATCCACCTTCAAAACAATGGGATGTTAGGTAACATAGGACCCCTCCTGCCTTCTTCTGGTTCCAGAATACGTCTTCTTGACCTCTCCCACAACCGGTTTGATGGTAATCTTCCTGGTGTTTTGGGAGCTTTGACCAGTCTCCAAGTGCTGAATCTCGCAGCAAATAGTTTGTCTGGATCTTTGCCAGACTCCATGGTCTCTCTAAGCTCACTAGACGTGTCCCAAAATCATTTCACTGGACCACTCCCCAGCAACTTATCTACAAGTCTTATGGCCTTTAATGTTTCATACAACGATCTATCAGGGACTGTGCCAGAGAATCTGAGGAACTTCCCACCATCTTCCTTTTATCCTGGAAACAGCAAGCTCATCTTCCCTGCTGGATCCCTTGGTTCAAATGCATCAGAAGCTTCCAAGAGGAAGAAGCCAAGGAACTTACTTATTAAGGTTGTGATAATAGTTTCCTGCGCCGTTGCTCTTGTAATCCTCATCCTTGTGGCTATCCTCCTATTTTGCATCTGCAAATCAAGAAGACAGCAAGAGCGTTGTGGTGTCAcaggtaaagatattaatagGACAATCCCCTCAGGCAGTGGAGGTAGTATGGTTATCTCTGCTGAGGATCTCGCCGCTTCAAGAAAAGGCTCCTCATCTCCAGATGAAAAGCTAGTAGCTGTTGCAACGGGCTTCTCTCCTTCAAAGACGAGTAATCTGTCATGGTCGTCACCTGGCTCAGGAGACTCATTCCCAGCTGATCAACAACTAGCACGGCTTGATGTTAGGTCACCGGACAGACTTGTGGGAGAGCTGCAGTTTCTGGATGATTCTATCAAACTGACTCCAGAGGAGTTGTCTAGGGCACCAGCTGAAGTACTGGGAAGAAGTAGCCACGGGACTTCTTACAAGGCAACGCTTGATAGAGGAGTGTTTCTAACCGTGAAGTGGCTAAGAGAAGGCGTTGCAAAGCAGAGAAAGGAGTTTGCTAAAGAAGTGAAGAAGTTTGCAAACATTAGACATCCTAATGTTGTGACACTACGAGGATACTATTGGGGTCCTACTCAACACGAGAAGCTTATTCTTTCTGATTATATATCTCCTGGAAGCCTCGCTAGCTTCCTTTACG ATCGACCAGGGAAGAGAGGTCCTCCTTTAGCTTGGATCCAACGGCTAAAAGTTGCAGTAGATGTGGCACGTGGTCTAAACTACCTCCATTTTGACAGAGCTGTCCCACATGGTAACCTCAAGGCGACAAACATACTCTTGGACGGAGCAGAGCTAAACGCGCGCGTTGCAGATTACTGCCTCCACCGTCTCATGACACAAGCAGGCACAGTGGAACAGATTGTAGACGCAGGCATCCTCGGTTACCGAGCTCCTGAGCTAGCTGCTTCGAGGAAACCGTTGCCTTCGTTCAAATCAGATGTCTATGCATTTGGTGTGATACTTCTTGAGATCTTAACAGGGAGATGTGCTGGAGATGTGATCACAGGTGAACACGAAGGTGTTGATCTGACGGATTGGGTTAGGTTACGTGTTGCTGAAGGTCGTGGTGCGGAATGCTTTGACTCGGTGTTGGCTCAGGAGATGGGAAGTGATCCTGTTACAGAGAAAGGCACGAAAGAAGTTCTTGGGATTGCCTTGAGGTGTATAAGATCGGTGTCTGAGAGACCTGGTATCAAGACCATTTATGAAGACCTGTCTTCGATTTAG
- the LOC106374346 gene encoding transcription factor bHLH162-like has translation MDQSHLNASQSRSVDRKTIEKNRRIQMKNLYSELNSLLPQTSRESLALPDQLDEAANYIKKLQVNVEKKRERKRKLLATTAFEKLNSTGSSSMSSSVDLSMPRRLPRIEIQETGPVLHIFLVTSVEHKFIFHEITRLITEEAGAEMTHAGYSIVDDAVFHTLQCKVEDCDYGAGTRISESLKKLVNTVN, from the exons atggATCAGAGCCATTTAAACGCAAGTCAATCAAGATCTGTAGATCGCAAAACTATTGAGAAAAATAGAAGGATTCAGATGAAAAACCTCTACTCAGAACTcaactctcttcttcctcaaacTTCTAGG GAGTCTTTGGCACTGCCTGATCAGCTAGATGAAGCTGCAAACTACATCAAGAAGCTACAAGTGAACgtggagaaaaagagagaaaggaagAGGAAACTTCTTGCGACTACAGCTTTCGAGAAATTGAATTCCACTGGATCTTCATCGATGTCTTCGAGTGTGGACCTCTCCATGCCAAGAAGGTTACCTAGAATCGAGATTCAAGAAACCGGTCCGGTTCTTCACATCTTTCTTGTGACAAGCGTGGAACACAAGTTTATCTTCCATGAGATCACTCGTCTTATCACTGAGGAAGCAGGAGCTGAGATGACtcatgctggatactccattgTTGATGATGCCGTCTTCCACACTCTTCAATGCAAg GTGGAAGATTGTGATTACGGAGCTGGGACTAGAATTTCAGAGAGTCTGAAGAAACTTGTGAACACAGTCAACTAA